The Flavobacterium sp. IMCC34852 genome contains the following window.
TTTCTTTAGGCGGTTGAACCGCAAATTGATTTTGTTTATTTGTCCAATTTTCAAAATTCTCTGTTTCAACTTTTTTGTCGACAGAAATAGTTAAATCTTGATGATAAGCTACAAACCAATTTGATTTTTCCGGTTTGTCAAAATAAATTGATTTTGTTATAAAATAACCTTCTCCAAAGATTGACTTTATGATTTCTTTCAAATTATGATTGAAAATATATTTTAGAGTTGCTGGAATTTCTTTGTGAAATTGACGAATAGCAAATAAATCCTCGGATTTTCTAAAAGTAGCATTTCTGTTTTCTGTTTCAGTAACTTTTTCTATTTCTGAAATGATTTTTTCAATTTCATTTTCAGAATAAACATTATCAATAATTGCAAAGCCTTCAGAATCTATTTCATTTATATATTTCATTTTTCAGCTTATTTTCTCTTGTAGAATATGGTTGTCAACTGCTGTTATGAGCTGGTTTGGTGAATTCAAGCTTAAATTAAGAATAATAAAACTCAAACTCGTTTTAGTAATTCAGCGACTGTTGCTACAAATCCAATCAATAAAATAATTAATGCGCCATATAGTCTATAATCTGAAAGAAAATGGTAATACTCATTTTCTTCCTCTGCCTTTTTTCTATTTGAAATTATCCACTTACTTATAAGAAACCCAATCACAATGGAAACAATAATATAAAAAATTAGTGTTTTTGTGCTTTCATCTTGAATATACTTTACTAATAGCATTCTTGAAGGTTTTAGCGATTTTTGTGAACTAGCGCATAACGGTTTGGTGTAAAAGAAGTAGCGGATTTTGAACAGTTAAACTCTCCGTAACAAACGAAGATAGAAAACGAAATTCAGTTTCCGCCACAACTTAAACCGCTATTTTTTTTACACCGTGTTATCGGCTGCCCTTCTTACAGTCAGCCAGTGTTGTATTTCAGTTACAAATAACTCAGCCACCATTTGTCTTTATTATTTGATTTATAGGTCATATATTTTTTACAAAGCGGATAGAGAAGTAAGACAACACTAATCCAAATTACATAAACGATGAAAAGTGAATATCCATAAGTTTTGAGGGTTTCACTCATAAAGCTTTTACCTGTTACAATCATATCCTGCCAATTGCCACCAAAAATTAAAATACCAATAATTGCCAAAATGTGGATTACCAACATATGTAAAAAATAATAGAATAATGGCACTCTTCCGAAGACCAAAAAGAAATCTGTTATCTTATTTTTTATATTTTCAAAGGCATATAAAAATAACATTGCAGGTCCAAGTGTAATACAAAGAAACAACAGAGAAGGTGGGTACTTTGTGACCTTAAAAAAAGATAGGATTGATTTAGTGGTTGTATCTTGAACTGACCAAGGCATTAAATCGCCATATACATTAAATCCTCTTAAAATAACAAAAAGAAAAAGAGACCCTAAGCCTAATCTAAACAGCCATTTTTTGCGAAGTGAAACGTCAAAATCTTTTTTATAAAATGAACCAAACAAGTAACCCAATGCCATTAGTCCAATCCAAGGAATAAGTGGATAATGCAAAATAACCAAATGATTTGAACCATAGACTAACGCATTATCTTGGTGTAAAAAGTACCAAATAATGGATTGAAAACTTTGTCCTTGCATTACTATATTATCCAAAGCATTATGCCCTGCAATTAGAATAATACCTACAAGCAAAATCACTTTTCTGGGAAGGTAAATAAGAAATGAAAGACATATCATACTAAATCCTATTGCAAAAATCACTTGAAATATTTGAAGGCTATAAGTAACATCAAATGTCCAAATAAATGTATTAACCACTATTTCAAGAAAAATGAGCCAAATACCACGAGTAAAAAGAAATTTAAAAAGTGCTGGCTTTGATTTGTTACTCCCATAGAGAAAGGCAGAAGTCCCCGACAAGAATACAAAAACAGGTGCACAGAAATTGGTAATAAAACGAGTAAAAAATAGCAACGGGGTTGTAGTCTGCAAATTTGTTGGGTCAATAAAAAATGAGCCATAATGAAAATAATCTCTAACGTGGTCTAATGCCATTATAACCATTACAACGCCTCGTAAGATGTCTATTGATTCTATTCTGGGTTTATTGAGTGCTGTCATAATTCAGTTATAAGAGGTTTTGGTTATTGCAAATTATATTGCTCATTTTCGTAGTGTGTCGCCATAGGGTTGCCGATAACGTTTCGCCGCTAACCGACTGTTGCGAAGCCAGCGAACTGGGTACTGTCAGCTAAGATAATAGTTTTACGTGAAAAACAGACGTGAAACCACGAAAATCCAGCAATAGCGGTTAACGGCTGTTAGCGGTTGTTTCCTAATCAATATTTAATTTTTTGAGAATACTTTGGAACAGAATCTTTTTTACAGTTATCTTCTTCCAATAGTTCATCGAAATTTAATATTAAAACTTTAGTTGCAACTGAGTCTTTTGATTTTCTTCCCTGAATAGTGTCATAAACTTCTATGAAGACATACTTATCATTAAAGTATTGTAACTTATGGATTTTGTTAGGGTAAAGTTTATCGACTTTGCAATCAATCTGCTGTGTGTTAATTAAATCTCTTGGAACAAGCAATATTACGTGAAACATTATAAAAACCTTTCCTAAGAAAAACAACCAAAATCCTAACACTGGATATGATAGCATGTAGTGTCCGTAACCGCCTTCACGTGGTTCTTCAAATTTCAAAGAAGCATATCTAATAAAGATTACAAATGATAGAATTAAGAAACCTACTATTGCGAGAAATAACATCCACAGATTTTGACTAGTATTGTTATCATCTAAATTTCGACCAGCATATATTGTCAATAAGTAGAAAGCACCAAAGCAAAAGGTAAAAGTAAGAACATCTCCCAAGAGAACAGAAATTTCTTCACCAATTTTAATTGTCTTATATGGTTTCTTTGGAGGATCAATGATATATAATCCCGCTAAAAAAATGATTCCCATTATTACAACAAAAGAAAAAATAACAACTAAAATGCCATCAGCAATTATTTGGCTAACAGAAAAAAAACGAATTAGAGGAAGTTTAATACTGATTAATTCTAACGCCTGCCAAATTCCTCCAAGAGTTGCGGGGATTACAACAAGAGAACTCAGGTAATTGTGGAAAAAGTTTAGTAGCTTACGGAAAAAGGTTTTAAATGCTTTTTTTCTTCTTTCGCGTTCTTCAAAATAAAATGTCAAATCTTCTTGAGTTTGTTCCATGTAAAATAAATAAATTAAATTCAGCATTTCGATCTCTGGATGCTGAATGGCCAAGAAATAACCGCTAACGTGCCGATAAGTATGATTATCATCAGCTATGTTTTCAAATTTAACCAATTTCCCACCACCAACCAATCCCCATCAATAGGGATTTTACCTTAAGTTATTAACATAAAATTCTTATAAATACGCCATTAAAAGCTAATATTCATACAGCTGTTGCGTCATATCAACGTCATAGTAACGTCATAGTAACGTCATGGTAATGTCATGAAAGCATTTAAGGCGGTTTGGGGAGTAATGGGGAATCAGTGATTGGTGTTCAGTGTTCAGTGTTCAGTATTCAGTATTCAGTGTTCAGTATTCAGCGCTCTGTGTATCTCCAATTTTCTCCGTGAATCTCTGTGTAACTAAACAACTCCTCAAAAAAAAAACCACTCACTTTCGCGAATGGTTTTACTTCGTACTTCGTACTTTTCACTTCGTACTTAATTATGAATCGCATCACAACAATGGTGCTCCATAAAACTCTCGGTTTCTTCGTGCCATGGGAAGGCCGCGTTGTATTTGCTGTTTTCCCAATAGAATTTTTTACGGGCTTTAGGCTCGTTGCCTTCTTCGTTCATCGTTTCGGAGTTGTACATTCTGCCGTTGGCTATGGTATAAAGCAGCGTGGCCGAGTTCTGAATATCGTCTAAAGGATTTTTGTCTAAGACTAAAATGTCGGCCAATTTACCGGCTTCCAGTGAACCAATGTCTTTACCGGCACCAATATAGTTGGCGGCGTTGATGGTGGCGGTTTTTAAGGTTTCTAAGTTGCTCATACCACCTTGGTTGATGCTCCACAATTCCCAGTGGGCACCCAAACCTTGTAATTGTCCGTGTGCTCCCATATTGACTTTCACACCATTATCAGCCATTTTTTTGGCGGTTTGTGAAGTCAGGATATGGTCGTTTTGGTATTCTTCCTCAGGCGCCATCGTACGGAAACGCGAGCGCGAATCGATGATGCTTCTTGGGGTGAATTGCAATAGTTTTTTGTTTTCGTATACGTTGGTTTTTTGGTACCAATAATACTCGGCATTCAAGCCACCATAGTTTACAATAAGCGTAGGCGTGTAACCCACACCGCTTT
Protein-coding sequences here:
- a CDS encoding phytanoyl-CoA dioxygenase family protein, encoding MKYINEIDSEGFAIIDNVYSENEIEKIISEIEKVTETENRNATFRKSEDLFAIRQFHKEIPATLKYIFNHNLKEIIKSIFGEGYFITKSIYFDKPEKSNWFVAYHQDLTISVDKKVETENFENWTNKQNQFAVQPPKEILEQNFTIRIHLDKTTKDNGALKVLNKSHAKGIVRTENIVIENETESICEVEKGGIMIMKPLIFHASSKTTNNERRRVIHIEFSNQKLPNQLEWSEKEYFELN
- a CDS encoding DUF1624 domain-containing protein, with translation MTALNKPRIESIDILRGVVMVIMALDHVRDYFHYGSFFIDPTNLQTTTPLLFFTRFITNFCAPVFVFLSGTSAFLYGSNKSKPALFKFLFTRGIWLIFLEIVVNTFIWTFDVTYSLQIFQVIFAIGFSMICLSFLIYLPRKVILLVGIILIAGHNALDNIVMQGQSFQSIIWYFLHQDNALVYGSNHLVILHYPLIPWIGLMALGYLFGSFYKKDFDVSLRKKWLFRLGLGSLFLFVILRGFNVYGDLMPWSVQDTTTKSILSFFKVTKYPPSLLFLCITLGPAMLFLYAFENIKNKITDFFLVFGRVPLFYYFLHMLVIHILAIIGILIFGGNWQDMIVTGKSFMSETLKTYGYSLFIVYVIWISVVLLLYPLCKKYMTYKSNNKDKWWLSYL